ACTATCTACTTAGCGTATCTTTTGGTGGGGCACTTTTGTGGATCTATTGGAAATCCCGTCAACGAACTTCAGATAAGTACTTTAGTAATTTAGCTGTATCGCGAACGCTTCGGCTAATGGCCGATTTGGCGTTCATTCTCTTCATCGTCTTTTGTTCCTATTTACTTGCCTGCCTGTTATTTGTCTATGGACACTTGATTGTTCCTGTATTTGTTCCGACGGTATCACTCGGCTTTGGCGCAGTTGCTGCCCTTATGTGGGAGAGGGAACGTGAAAGAGAGGACGCTTTTCACACTAGAGTGCAAGCAACCGAAGACAAGCTCGAATTGGCCAAGCAGAAATATGAAGCCGATTTGAAACGGCAAGAAGCAGAAGCTCAATCAAGGGAAATCTTGATGGATAGACAAAGGCGAAAGGAATTTGTACGCAGGATAAATCACGATTTAAATGCGCCTGTCAGCGTTCTCAATTGGACTCTGTCGGAATTACAAGAAGACGGAACCGAAACAAAAAATGCTCCGGAGAAAATTGCCAGACTGGTCAAGAATTCGGACAAACTTTGTGAACTTATTGATCAATTAGTACAGTCCTATGACTACGAAACGCCTCTTGAATCAAATGACATGCAAGTATGCAATTTGGCCGACACCGTCGCTGACACACTTGATCTGCAGACACCCTTAGCCAATTTGCAAGGTTCAAAATTGGAATGGACACTCCCACAAGACAAGTTATTGGTCAAAGCAAATAAGTTAGAGCTGACTCGCATCATCGACAATATTGTGCGCAACGCGCTCAAACACAATCCGCCTAGAACAAACGTCAATGTGCAAATGGATTCTCTTCACGGCAAGCATCACGTCATAGTGGCAGATAACGGAAAGGGTATCGACAAAGAACATCTTTCGCATATATTTGAAGCCGGTTACCGGGTCAATCCGGAGAAGAAGGATGGACAAGGGCTTGGTCTTGATATCGTGAAAACGTTGATTGAAAAGATAGGCGGAACCATAACGGTGGAAAGTATTGTAGGGAAAGGCACGTCTTTTACAATTACAATGCCGGCTCTCGAGGAAACAACGTCCGACGGCAATAATGGGGTCAACAATGACTAGAATTTTGATTGTTGAAGATGACGAAGACTTTGCCTTGATCTTGCGACGTGCAATCGAGCAGGATCCAGATCTGGAAGTTGTTGATTTAATTAGCTCCTACGAAGAAGCAATCGATTACATCAAATCACCTAAGTTAGCCCAGTGCGATTGTGTGTTGCTTGATCTGCAATTACCGAAATCGCCTGGCGATAGAACTGTAAATTCACTTGCCGGCATTCAAATACTCGAGCAATTACGACACGTCTACAATTTCTATAAGACTGTAATTGTTTTGACTAACTCCAAAGCAGCAGCAGACGGAGAGCGCGCCTTAGCAGCCGGTTGCGACGGATACTTGTGCAAGCGAGCAAGAATTGCCGATGTGCCATCAATGTTGTCTGAATTGAAGATGGCAATTCGCGGCGATGTGATTATCGTTGCAGCGCAAATGCGTCATGTGTTTTTACGAGACGACATTTCAGCAAAAGAAGCGCGCATGCTGGACTTATTAGCCTTAGGCAAAAGCTGGACTGAAATTGCTCAAGAATTAGGCTACAAGACATCTAAAGCTGCGGCAAATATTGGTGATCGAGTCTTCGACAAACTTCTGTCTCCTCAAGACTTGTCTTCAGTTGCCGCTGAAGGCGGCAAGAAACGCCTTAAGGCGGTCGAAATTTGGCAGTCGCGTAAGGCCAGTTCTGCAAAATAGAAATATCGATCAAATATGCATGGCAACTGAATTATGCTGACATCCGGCAATCTCTTTACTTTTCGGAAAAGTGTCTTAGAATGTTAAGAAATTCTTGAGGTCGCACATTCTAGAAAGGAGCAATATAGTTAAGAGCAAGGTTAAACCTTGCTTATTCATTGTTCAATTTTTGA
Above is a window of Candidatus Obscuribacterales bacterium DNA encoding:
- a CDS encoding CHASE2 domain-containing protein is translated as MSRLNWNSLWDYHEKHEIPRKWWAWDYTLSWLIEPNHPPVMHKIVLFNHLVEDEPPLDAVQQFPWMKPLLRYPLTRGTVADIIDYLSKSGAKLIILDNDFPQFSPDDKKLAEAIHNCSTGKHGPPVPVLMAHTINRTSSSRGMLEEHTRPGGILEELAKLEHVSIEDVEKKYTGTTGITPDEDQVIRRLDVRQSNKHESIVLKALQKIGETVPNNLPDPLDIDFASPPNSDLYPVRPQTYLLDPEKRKQMVSPDHTYRDVTLKGAIVFMGDSVTDVYSTPLTNSGLSEMSGSEILVHSLETIARRSWFTRLDYVAGAVYYLLSVSFGGALLWIYWKSRQRTSDKYFSNLAVSRTLRLMADLAFILFIVFCSYLLACLLFVYGHLIVPVFVPTVSLGFGAVAALMWEREREREDAFHTRVQATEDKLELAKQKYEADLKRQEAEAQSREILMDRQRRKEFVRRINHDLNAPVSVLNWTLSELQEDGTETKNAPEKIARLVKNSDKLCELIDQLVQSYDYETPLESNDMQVCNLADTVADTLDLQTPLANLQGSKLEWTLPQDKLLVKANKLELTRIIDNIVRNALKHNPPRTNVNVQMDSLHGKHHVIVADNGKGIDKEHLSHIFEAGYRVNPEKKDGQGLGLDIVKTLIEKIGGTITVESIVGKGTSFTITMPALEETTSDGNNGVNND
- a CDS encoding response regulator, which translates into the protein MTRILIVEDDEDFALILRRAIEQDPDLEVVDLISSYEEAIDYIKSPKLAQCDCVLLDLQLPKSPGDRTVNSLAGIQILEQLRHVYNFYKTVIVLTNSKAAADGERALAAGCDGYLCKRARIADVPSMLSELKMAIRGDVIIVAAQMRHVFLRDDISAKEARMLDLLALGKSWTEIAQELGYKTSKAAANIGDRVFDKLLSPQDLSSVAAEGGKKRLKAVEIWQSRKASSAK